The Brasilonema sennae CENA114 genome includes a region encoding these proteins:
- a CDS encoding AtzE family amidohydrolase, which translates to MSLEQADAVAIAAAVREGKVSAVEVTKAALQRIAARDNELNCFTTITADTASRDAERIDREIAQGKNPGCLAGVPFAVKNLFDIAGLTTLAGAKINAENPPATQDATAIARLKQAGAVLVGALNMDEYAYGFVTENFHYGTTHNPHDLKRIAGGSSGGSAAAIAANLVPLTLGSDTNGSIRVPGALCGVYGLKPTYGRLSRAGVALFSNSLDHIGPFARSVRDITTAFDVLQGEDERDPVCTKRLQSQMLDAMSRQSIENLRIAIAGDYFEKGASPEALEAVQNIADALGVTQYVTIPEAHRARAAAFVITACEGANLHLEKLRLRPQDFDPATRDRFLAGALIPSSWYIQAQRFRRWYRDKVREIFQKVDVILAPTTPISAPFIGQETMILDGEEILVRPHLGLFTQPLSFIGLPVLSVPIVRPNALPLGIQLIAAPYNEALILRVASVLEAKGVLCV; encoded by the coding sequence ATGAGTTTAGAACAAGCTGATGCTGTTGCGATCGCGGCTGCTGTGCGAGAAGGTAAAGTGAGTGCGGTGGAAGTTACCAAAGCTGCTTTACAAAGAATTGCCGCGCGGGATAATGAACTCAATTGTTTTACAACCATCACTGCTGATACTGCTTCGCGAGATGCAGAACGAATTGATAGAGAAATTGCCCAAGGTAAAAATCCTGGTTGTTTGGCTGGTGTGCCTTTCGCTGTCAAAAATCTTTTTGATATCGCTGGCTTAACGACTCTTGCTGGTGCAAAAATCAACGCGGAAAATCCTCCAGCAACTCAGGATGCAACAGCGATCGCCAGGTTGAAGCAAGCGGGTGCCGTACTTGTAGGCGCTTTGAATATGGATGAGTACGCCTATGGATTTGTGACGGAAAATTTCCATTATGGTACTACACATAATCCGCATGATTTAAAGCGGATAGCTGGTGGTTCATCGGGTGGATCGGCGGCGGCGATCGCAGCTAATTTAGTTCCACTGACATTGGGTTCTGATACGAATGGTTCCATCCGCGTTCCTGGAGCTTTGTGTGGTGTTTATGGTTTGAAGCCGACTTATGGACGGTTGTCACGTGCTGGAGTAGCATTATTTTCCAATAGTTTAGACCACATTGGACCATTTGCGCGTTCGGTGCGGGATATTACAACGGCGTTTGATGTGCTTCAGGGGGAAGATGAGAGAGATCCAGTTTGTACAAAGCGTCTTCAATCGCAGATGTTGGATGCAATGTCAAGACAAAGTATAGAAAATTTAAGAATTGCTATTGCAGGTGATTATTTTGAAAAAGGTGCAAGTCCTGAAGCATTAGAAGCAGTCCAAAATATTGCTGATGCTTTGGGTGTTACCCAGTATGTCACAATTCCTGAAGCGCATCGCGCCCGTGCAGCAGCGTTTGTGATCACAGCTTGTGAGGGGGCAAATTTGCATTTGGAGAAATTGCGATTGCGTCCTCAAGATTTTGATCCAGCAACACGCGATCGCTTTCTCGCAGGTGCTTTGATACCTAGTAGCTGGTACATTCAAGCGCAGCGCTTTCGTCGATGGTACAGAGATAAAGTTAGAGAAATCTTTCAAAAGGTAGATGTCATTCTTGCTCCAACTACACCTATTTCTGCACCGTTCATTGGTCAAGAAACCATGATTTTAGATGGAGAAGAAATTCTTGTCCGTCCTCATTTGGGATTGTTCACTCAACCATTATCTTTCATCGGCTTACCTGTTTTATCAGTTCCAATTGTGCGCCCAAATGCTCTACCTTTGGGTATACAATTGATAGCTGCACCTTATAATGAAGCGCTAATTTTACGAGTAGCATCCGTACTAGAAGCCAAGGGTGTACTATGTGTGTGA
- a CDS encoding DUF4089 domain-containing protein, translating into MEGKGLNVGEYVDLMALLLDLELRDEYRDGVIANFERIMAIAQVVNEFPLPETIEAASIFEP; encoded by the coding sequence ATGGAAGGTAAGGGGTTGAATGTAGGGGAGTATGTGGATTTGATGGCTTTGTTGTTAGATTTGGAATTAAGGGATGAGTATCGAGATGGGGTAATAGCGAATTTTGAGAGAATTATGGCGATCGCTCAAGTTGTAAATGAGTTTCCCTTACCTGAGACAATTGAAGCAGCTTCTATTTTTGAGCCATGA
- a CDS encoding DUF952 domain-containing protein has translation MTTILHITQREQWEQAKLVGTYQGDTLDSEGFIHCSTPTQIIKVANTFFPNKKGLVLLLINSDKVHAAIRYEGVEEELFPHIYGALNVDAVFKVIDFEPGEDGLFRLPKNI, from the coding sequence ATGACTACGATCCTACACATTACTCAACGAGAACAATGGGAACAAGCCAAACTCGTTGGAACATATCAAGGTGATACCCTTGACTCTGAAGGCTTTATCCACTGTTCAACGCCAACACAAATTATAAAAGTCGCAAACACATTTTTTCCCAATAAAAAAGGATTGGTACTCCTTTTGATCAACTCTGATAAAGTTCACGCTGCAATTCGCTATGAAGGTGTCGAGGAAGAACTGTTTCCTCATATCTATGGTGCTTTGAATGTTGATGCTGTGTTCAAGGTGATCGATTTTGAACCAGGTGAAGATGGCTTGTTTAGATTGCCAAAAAATATTTGA
- a CDS encoding sigma-70 family RNA polymerase sigma factor: MNKDLQQDKAIRHLACNPSHTQAWDENHQSTTVAEESQKLLLNKKDEYLKELAKIAQQYPPLSRERQLALTRLVNGIMQYGKLFHPQRSQFSAAIYQEIYEEAHQELLLYICQNINKYDPERGSVMTWVNFLFSRRFFQEAIRKIFYQQRVPQILVTDSYNFVEPESEPDITERLKEYINSDPENLFKRKRMAKCPVVNFQALAQRRISGKTWKKISAEFGVKIPTISIFYYRSIKKFSSQLKEYCMKDVI, translated from the coding sequence ATGAACAAAGATTTACAACAAGACAAAGCTATCAGACATCTAGCATGCAACCCATCACACACACAGGCTTGGGACGAAAATCACCAATCGACGACAGTTGCAGAAGAGTCCCAGAAATTACTGCTAAATAAAAAAGATGAGTATCTTAAAGAACTTGCGAAGATAGCTCAGCAGTATCCACCGTTAAGTCGTGAACGACAGCTAGCTCTGACAAGACTAGTAAATGGTATTATGCAATATGGTAAACTTTTCCATCCGCAAAGAAGTCAATTCTCAGCAGCTATTTATCAAGAGATTTATGAGGAAGCACACCAAGAACTCTTGCTGTATATCTGTCAAAATATTAACAAGTATGATCCTGAGCGTGGTTCAGTCATGACATGGGTCAATTTTCTTTTCTCGCGGCGATTTTTTCAGGAAGCTATCCGCAAAATATTCTATCAACAAAGAGTACCACAAATTCTTGTTACAGACTCATATAATTTTGTCGAACCTGAATCAGAACCAGACATCACAGAAAGACTTAAGGAATATATAAACTCTGATCCAGAAAACCTTTTTAAACGAAAACGTATGGCAAAATGTCCTGTCGTTAACTTTCAAGCCTTGGCGCAGCGACGAATTTCCGGAAAAACCTGGAAGAAGATTTCAGCAGAATTTGGTGTCAAGATTCCAACAATTAGTATTTTTTATTATCGATCCATAAAGAAGTTTTCTTCACAGTTAAAGGAGTATTGTATGAAAGATGTGATTTAA
- a CDS encoding NB-ARC domain-containing protein — translation MVSTQEPFSEAANNWDLERLYIDLADAKRQVAPPRAKPGLTEVEKTHLRGLLCRYHPEDIANRLNKDRSGIVVDLSRTLYRYTEKLTNREEKTLRHWGDIANWLEAAGYKTTEPPAQQIVDWGEAPEVSVFHGRNTELETLNRWIVSDRCRVVAIIGMAGIGKTTIAVRIAEQIQDEFEYLVWRALPDKPPPLSEILLNIISFLSDEQSTDSSNNVDDLISKLLKVLRQHRVLLILDNWETVLGGDGAGRYQPGYEKYGELLQRIAQQNHKSCLVLTSQERPETLTSCEGTTVKLRKLEGLDEVAATEIFRTENLKFAAEDATRLINMYRGNPLALIHISKMIQELFDGSVTEFLRINTIVVPPPIEMLLRQRLERLPEWEKEILCCLASEAIWLDSDTVRSRMSSEISTGEFLQQLYSLCQRSFIEKCKQDGKVLFTLQPVVSKCVQRYFNGRQQL, via the coding sequence ATGGTATCTACTCAAGAGCCGTTTTCCGAAGCGGCAAATAACTGGGATTTAGAAAGGTTGTATATAGATCTGGCAGATGCAAAGCGACAAGTCGCACCCCCACGGGCAAAACCAGGGCTGACAGAAGTCGAAAAAACTCACCTACGGGGATTACTCTGCCGTTATCATCCAGAGGACATTGCTAACAGGCTCAATAAGGATAGAAGTGGAATTGTTGTTGACTTGAGTCGTACTTTATACCGCTATACGGAAAAATTGACAAATCGAGAAGAAAAGACACTCAGACACTGGGGAGATATTGCTAACTGGTTGGAAGCAGCAGGATATAAAACGACTGAACCACCAGCACAGCAAATAGTAGATTGGGGTGAAGCGCCTGAAGTTTCAGTTTTTCATGGACGTAATACAGAACTAGAAACGCTTAATCGATGGATTGTGAGCGATCGCTGCCGTGTGGTAGCAATAATAGGGATGGCAGGAATTGGTAAAACCACGATAGCTGTAAGAATTGCAGAGCAAATTCAGGATGAGTTTGAGTATCTAGTTTGGCGAGCGCTACCCGATAAGCCTCCACCATTATCAGAAATTCTGCTAAATATCATTAGTTTCCTGTCTGATGAACAAAGCACCGATTCATCTAACAACGTGGATGATCTGATCTCAAAGTTGCTCAAAGTTCTGCGTCAGCATCGGGTTTTATTAATTCTCGATAATTGGGAGACAGTTTTGGGGGGTGATGGCGCGGGACGTTATCAACCTGGATATGAAAAATACGGTGAATTGCTGCAGCGAATTGCACAACAAAACCATAAAAGTTGTCTGGTGCTCACCAGCCAAGAAAGACCAGAAACACTGACCTCGTGTGAAGGAACAACGGTGAAGTTACGGAAGCTGGAAGGTTTAGACGAGGTAGCAGCTACAGAAATCTTTAGGACAGAGAATCTAAAGTTTGCAGCCGAAGATGCAACAAGGCTAATCAATATGTATCGCGGTAATCCTCTGGCGTTGATCCACATCTCTAAAATGATTCAAGAGTTATTTGATGGTAGTGTCACCGAGTTTTTAAGAATAAATACAATTGTGGTACCGCCGCCGATTGAAATGCTGCTTAGACAACGGCTCGAAAGACTACCTGAATGGGAAAAAGAAATTTTATGCTGTCTTGCTAGTGAAGCGATATGGCTTGACTCTGACACGGTGCGATCGCGGATGTCATCTGAGATATCAACTGGAGAATTTCTGCAACAGTTGTATTCTTTATGCCAGCGATCGTTCATAGAGAAATGCAAACAAGATGGCAAAGTCTTGTTCACCCTCCAGCCTGTTGTGAGTAAGTGTGTTCAGCGCTATTTTAATGGTCGCCAGCAACTTTGA
- a CDS encoding bifunctional serine/threonine-protein kinase/ABC transporter substrate-binding protein — protein MPYCINPECQSRDNPDNVNACQYCGNLLLINNRYSLIQQLSNNYYTCTQVFEVEDSQNLGTRKILKAIHNNGIRLTDGREFFTDLTRLFRREQSILVHLEHPGIPRGEAYFSLLLNNGQELHCLVMEKIEGQNLEQWLGEHGAINERQALEWLKQLATILDFIHQQNWFHRDIKPSNIMRRPNGQLVLIDFGTIRQITGTVVSGGRSTQIYSPGYTPPEQIDGRAVLQSDFYALGRTFVYLLTGIQPSDIQLDISVWERSTRYPVSDYLVNLINRLMAFERSRRPNNATVILTDLDSIHPPLPRPSFNGRRRLQIWRRIKGLLPVLLLIVLLFAFYNFYNSKTACNSFTEEYLSFGERILDKQDLQYKRDGASEVKRCNYPEAVEFFKNAWRDNQGPPDPETLIYFNNATINELNQGKIPKNKIYTIAVAAPLSSNDSQTADQGRELLRGVAQAQHEAINPIPTNQDKFYLQVLIANDEDKDEQAKEIAEKLVKEKDILAVVGHFSSESTNAVLQTYGENKLVLVSPTSTSVKLKSDFFFRTVPSDQKAAEKLATYLKDKAKKKKLAILSSGDSEYSKSLKEELSNVFKNSGDVVGDSKNFDLSSRQKFYPSTALEEAKKQKATAITLIPGGREKTAFDNALKVIKSDKYPDLIMVAGDSLYLERVKIETGENAVSRHLVVAIPWHRLSNPNSTVLKSAESLWKTKDVSWRTAAAYDATNVLIEAIKKQRQPSRKGVQQVLSSKKFQVQGATGDIKFEGSDRANANIALVKVLPYCSPRSGYYFVPVNYGATCFQPTP, from the coding sequence ATGCCCTACTGTATAAATCCTGAGTGTCAAAGTCGTGATAATCCAGATAATGTCAATGCCTGCCAATACTGTGGAAATCTTTTACTTATCAATAATCGCTACAGTTTGATTCAACAACTAAGTAATAATTATTATACTTGTACACAGGTTTTTGAAGTTGAAGATAGTCAGAATCTGGGAACACGAAAAATTCTCAAAGCCATACACAACAATGGTATACGATTAACTGATGGTAGAGAATTTTTCACAGACTTAACAAGACTCTTCCGACGAGAACAATCAATTCTCGTACACTTGGAACATCCGGGTATCCCTAGAGGAGAAGCCTATTTCTCATTATTGCTCAACAACGGTCAGGAACTGCACTGCTTAGTTATGGAAAAAATTGAGGGGCAGAACCTGGAACAGTGGTTGGGTGAACATGGAGCTATTAACGAAAGACAAGCGCTGGAGTGGCTAAAACAACTTGCCACAATTTTGGATTTCATCCATCAACAAAACTGGTTTCATCGAGATATTAAGCCATCCAATATCATGCGACGACCGAATGGACAGCTGGTGTTGATTGATTTTGGTACAATCAGGCAGATAACTGGAACCGTTGTCAGTGGAGGTCGTAGCACACAGATTTACTCACCAGGCTATACGCCTCCCGAACAAATAGACGGGCGAGCAGTGCTGCAATCTGATTTCTATGCGCTCGGACGGACTTTCGTGTATTTGCTTACCGGTATCCAGCCCAGCGACATACAGCTGGATATCTCAGTTTGGGAAAGAAGTACTCGGTATCCTGTTTCCGATTATCTTGTGAACTTGATTAATCGCCTAATGGCATTTGAGCGTAGTCGTCGTCCTAACAATGCCACAGTGATTTTAACAGATTTAGATTCCATTCACCCGCCGCTGCCGAGACCTTCGTTTAATGGTCGTAGGAGGCTGCAGATATGGCGGCGGATTAAGGGTTTGCTTCCGGTGTTGTTGTTGATAGTACTGCTGTTCGCTTTCTACAACTTCTACAACAGCAAAACAGCTTGCAACTCATTCACAGAAGAATATTTAAGCTTTGGCGAAAGAATTCTAGATAAGCAGGATCTGCAATACAAAAGGGATGGCGCTTCGGAAGTAAAAAGATGTAACTACCCTGAAGCAGTAGAGTTTTTCAAAAATGCCTGGAGGGATAACCAGGGTCCTCCTGACCCTGAAACCTTGATTTACTTCAACAACGCCACGATTAATGAGCTTAATCAAGGAAAAATTCCGAAAAACAAAATTTACACGATTGCTGTGGCCGCTCCCCTGAGCTCTAATGACTCACAAACTGCTGACCAAGGCAGGGAGTTACTGCGTGGAGTTGCCCAAGCCCAACACGAGGCGATAAATCCGATCCCGACAAATCAGGACAAGTTCTATCTCCAAGTTTTGATAGCGAATGATGAAGATAAAGATGAGCAAGCAAAGGAAATCGCCGAAAAACTGGTCAAAGAAAAGGATATCCTGGCGGTTGTAGGTCACTTTTCCAGTGAGAGCACCAATGCGGTTCTGCAAACTTATGGAGAGAATAAGTTGGTGTTAGTTTCTCCTACCAGTACGTCAGTAAAGTTAAAGAGCGATTTCTTCTTTCGTACTGTTCCTAGTGATCAAAAAGCTGCCGAAAAGTTGGCGACATATCTGAAAGATAAAGCCAAAAAAAAGAAACTAGCAATCTTGTCGAGTGGTGACAGTGAGTATAGTAAATCTCTGAAGGAGGAATTATCGAATGTTTTCAAGAATTCTGGAGATGTTGTGGGCGACTCTAAGAACTTTGATTTGTCTAGCCGCCAGAAATTCTATCCATCAACTGCTCTCGAAGAAGCTAAAAAGCAAAAAGCCACAGCAATTACTCTCATTCCTGGTGGGAGGGAAAAGACTGCATTTGACAACGCTCTAAAGGTCATCAAATCTGACAAATACCCCGACTTAATCATGGTTGCAGGAGATAGCCTTTATCTAGAGCGAGTAAAGATAGAAACGGGAGAAAACGCAGTCAGTCGTCACTTAGTGGTAGCGATTCCATGGCACAGACTCTCTAACCCTAATTCAACAGTTCTCAAATCGGCGGAATCTTTATGGAAAACAAAGGATGTGAGTTGGCGTACCGCTGCAGCCTATGATGCCACTAATGTACTCATCGAAGCTATAAAAAAACAGCGACAGCCTAGCCGAAAGGGTGTTCAGCAAGTATTATCCAGCAAAAAATTCCAAGTTCAAGGTGCAACGGGAGACATTAAGTTTGAGGGGAGCGATCGCGCTAACGCTAATATTGCCTTAGTGAAAGTTTTACCTTATTGTTCACCTCGTTCGGGCTACTACTTTGTCCCTGTAAACTATGGCGCAACTTGCTTTCAACCCACTCCCTAG
- a CDS encoding KGK domain-containing protein, whose amino-acid sequence MNENFTPLECEDDVVLIGKDSFKVCRLKEVIEEEIRNKLQQHIYEYTSLYPGVSMVEIFRKLSIGQKKINLMEIQHNYVTDCQILRVGGYGWQKGQLKMKICISVINHNQNELSLEFCPDEPTEQESLMDEICKIIQSET is encoded by the coding sequence ATGAATGAAAATTTTACACCACTCGAATGTGAGGACGACGTTGTACTTATAGGAAAAGATTCTTTTAAAGTCTGTAGATTAAAAGAGGTGATTGAGGAAGAAATCAGAAATAAGTTACAGCAGCATATTTATGAATACACAAGTTTATATCCTGGTGTCTCAATGGTGGAAATTTTTAGGAAACTATCTATTGGGCAAAAGAAGATAAATTTAATGGAAATTCAACATAACTATGTTACAGATTGTCAGATTCTTAGAGTTGGTGGATATGGCTGGCAAAAAGGACAACTGAAAATGAAGATATGTATATCAGTTATCAACCATAATCAAAATGAATTAAGTTTAGAATTCTGCCCTGATGAACCGACTGAGCAAGAATCTTTAATGGATGAAATTTGTAAAATCATACAATCGGAAACATAA
- a CDS encoding thioredoxin-like domain-containing protein produces MIPRVRAPELPQNYPWLNVDKPLSLRELRGRVVILDFWTYCCINCLHILPTLKYLEQKYKDRLTVIGVHSAKFDNEKETENIRQAILRYDIEHPVLVDSGFRVWQEYAVRAWPTLMIIDPQGYVISYVSGEGDRKVLDELIQKLVSQHQEKGTINLQELNLTLEKQREPLITPLAFPGKVLATQAGLFIADSGHHRIVMSSFDREIINLIGTGQSGLTDGSFSEAQFFAPQGMVFDQQNQILYVADTENHALRRVDLKNKVVETIAGTGEQSRNIRPHSGSARKTALNSPWDLQLCENSLYIAMAGSHQIWEMDLETSMVQTYAGTGAEACVDGALTESTFAQPSGITTDGQELYIADSEVSSIRGVGVVEPRQVRTVCGSGDLFGFGDVDGQGFDVRLQHCLGVEYTQNQLWVADTYNHKIKLVNPHTGDCQTLLGDGSVGLQDGEGKNTRFSEPSGLSVMGSDLFIADTNNHAIRRVNLDTLTVTTLKFPKLCAPDVCVPHES; encoded by the coding sequence ATGATTCCGCGTGTCAGAGCACCAGAATTACCGCAAAATTATCCTTGGCTGAATGTTGACAAACCTTTGTCTCTTCGAGAACTCAGGGGTAGAGTTGTCATTTTAGATTTCTGGACATATTGTTGTATCAACTGCTTGCATATCTTGCCAACTTTGAAATATCTCGAACAAAAGTATAAAGATAGGCTGACAGTTATTGGCGTACACAGTGCCAAATTTGACAATGAAAAGGAAACAGAAAATATCCGCCAAGCTATCCTCCGCTACGACATCGAACATCCAGTTTTAGTAGATAGTGGATTTCGAGTTTGGCAAGAATATGCTGTGCGGGCTTGGCCCACTTTGATGATAATTGATCCACAAGGTTACGTAATTAGTTATGTGTCTGGTGAAGGCGATCGCAAAGTTTTAGACGAACTCATTCAAAAGTTAGTTAGCCAACACCAAGAAAAAGGCACGATTAATTTGCAAGAACTCAACCTGACTTTAGAAAAACAACGAGAACCATTAATCACACCTCTAGCTTTTCCTGGTAAAGTCCTGGCGACACAAGCAGGTTTGTTTATTGCTGACTCTGGACATCACCGCATTGTCATGAGTAGCTTTGATAGGGAAATTATAAATTTAATTGGGACTGGACAATCTGGGTTAACCGATGGTTCTTTTAGTGAAGCTCAGTTTTTCGCACCACAGGGAATGGTATTTGATCAACAAAATCAGATTTTGTATGTTGCGGATACAGAAAATCATGCTCTGCGGCGAGTTGACTTGAAAAACAAAGTGGTAGAAACGATCGCGGGAACAGGTGAACAAAGCCGTAATATTCGTCCTCACTCTGGTAGTGCACGAAAAACAGCACTGAATTCTCCTTGGGATTTACAGCTATGTGAAAATAGCTTGTATATTGCAATGGCTGGTTCTCATCAAATTTGGGAAATGGACTTAGAAACTAGCATGGTTCAAACTTATGCTGGTACTGGTGCAGAAGCTTGTGTAGATGGTGCACTGACTGAATCTACTTTTGCTCAACCTAGTGGTATCACCACTGATGGACAAGAATTATATATCGCCGACAGTGAAGTGAGTTCTATTCGTGGCGTGGGAGTGGTTGAACCACGACAAGTAAGAACCGTTTGCGGTAGTGGTGATTTGTTTGGCTTTGGTGACGTTGATGGACAAGGTTTCGATGTTAGGTTACAGCATTGTTTAGGAGTAGAATACACCCAGAATCAGTTATGGGTTGCTGATACTTACAACCACAAAATTAAACTCGTTAACCCCCACACTGGCGATTGTCAAACACTCTTAGGTGATGGTTCCGTTGGTTTACAAGATGGAGAAGGTAAAAACACTCGTTTTTCGGAACCTTCTGGACTGAGTGTGATGGGTTCTGATTTGTTTATTGCTGATACGAATAACCATGCTATCCGTCGCGTAAATTTGGATACCCTAACGGTGACAACATTAAAGTTTCCTAAGTTGTGCGCCCCAGATGTATGTGTTCCACATGAGTCATAA
- the glsA gene encoding glutaminase A: protein MVGLKTLTTTQLSAWVQQAKLLAHQGQVAERIPQLALANPDLFAVHICCSSGETYSQGNTDCVFPLMSVIKPFSLLYLLEVVGAETVFQWVGFEPSDAPFNSLEQLIADNGRPRNPMINSGAITLADKLPGKDAIARTHELCHWLNQVAGCHLKLDEVMLASVRSSNSQANQAITQYLTKAGSVKNQDIALDTYEQICCFSSQVKDLARLGLLLACDSEWIKPQHRRIVNSLMLTCGLYKASSQYALQIGLPIKSGISGALLAIVPGEGAVACYSPALDSTGNSVGAIAFVQALSQGLQLSIFG, encoded by the coding sequence ATGGTTGGATTAAAAACACTAACGACTACTCAGTTATCAGCTTGGGTGCAACAAGCCAAATTATTAGCACATCAAGGACAAGTTGCTGAGCGTATTCCTCAATTAGCTTTGGCTAATCCCGATTTATTTGCAGTTCACATTTGCTGTAGTTCGGGAGAAACTTACAGCCAAGGCAATACGGATTGTGTTTTCCCTCTCATGAGCGTGATAAAGCCGTTTTCCCTTTTGTATCTACTTGAAGTTGTAGGAGCAGAAACAGTTTTTCAGTGGGTTGGATTTGAGCCATCGGATGCTCCCTTCAATTCTTTAGAGCAACTAATCGCTGACAATGGACGACCTCGTAATCCTATGATTAACAGTGGCGCAATTACCCTTGCCGATAAGTTACCAGGAAAAGATGCGATCGCTCGCACTCACGAATTGTGTCATTGGCTAAACCAAGTTGCTGGTTGTCACCTCAAGTTGGATGAAGTTATGCTCGCTTCTGTGCGCTCAAGTAACTCCCAAGCTAATCAAGCCATTACGCAATATCTTACAAAAGCAGGTTCTGTAAAGAATCAAGACATTGCCCTTGACACTTATGAACAAATATGCTGTTTTTCTAGTCAAGTGAAAGATTTAGCCCGTCTGGGTTTGCTTTTAGCGTGTGACAGCGAATGGATCAAACCGCAGCATCGCCGTATTGTCAACTCGCTGATGTTAACTTGTGGGTTGTATAAAGCTTCTTCCCAGTATGCTTTACAGATTGGTTTGCCAATCAAATCAGGTATCAGTGGCGCACTGTTGGCGATAGTACCAGGTGAAGGAGCAGTTGCTTGCTACAGTCCTGCTTTGGATAGTACAGGTAATTCTGTAGGGGCGATCGCCTTTGTTCAAGCTTTATCCCAAGGTTTACAGTTGAGTATATTTGGGTAG